The stretch of DNA AAGTATCGACGAGGCCTATGAATTTCTCAAAAATTCGGTCATGGAAAAGAAAAGGGTATTATTTGTTGGAACTAAGAAACAGGCACAACAAATCGTTGCTGATGAGGCACGCAGATGCGGAGAATTTTTTGTTAACAACAGATGGCTTGGCGGTTTGTTAACCAACTTCAAGACTATAAAATCGAGAATTGATAAATTGGAGAAATTAACGGAATACGTTGAAAGTGAAGAGTTTTCAAAACTACCCAAAAAAGAACAAGCTACCATACGTAGAAATTTGGAAAAATTAGAAAAAAACTTGGGCGGTTTGCGTGGAATGAAAAAAATTCCAGATATACTATTTATTATTGATCCTAAAAAAGAAGAGATCGCTATTAAAGAAGCAAATTTACTTAAATTACCCATAATAGCAACGGTGGATACTAATTGTGATCCAGATCTTATCGATTACGTTATTCCAGCGAACGATGATGCTATTAGAACCATAATGCTCATTGTCTCGAAGATGGCTGATGCGATTATTGAAGGAAAAGAAGGCAGAATAGAAACTCTTGAAGAAAGCAGCGTAGTGGAAGAAGAAAAAGATGAAGTAGATGAGGATGAATTAGACGATAAATTAGTGGCTGAGGAGAAATATGCGAGTTACGTTGAAGAATTAGAAGAAGAGGAAGAAGAATTTATACCTTCAGAAATAGAAGACGAAGAAGAGAAATTTTAATTTTTGTTGAATATAAACACCGGGGGATTGCTCCCGGTTTTTTTATAAGAGGTGATGATTTTGAAATTTTACATAAGGACATTTGGTTGTCAAATGAATATAAACGAA from Petrotoga olearia DSM 13574 encodes:
- the rpsB gene encoding 30S ribosomal protein S2, which translates into the protein MSVVSMKQLLEAGAHFGHRTRRWNPKMQPYIFTERKGIHIIDLQKTLKSIDEAYEFLKNSVMEKKRVLFVGTKKQAQQIVADEARRCGEFFVNNRWLGGLLTNFKTIKSRIDKLEKLTEYVESEEFSKLPKKEQATIRRNLEKLEKNLGGLRGMKKIPDILFIIDPKKEEIAIKEANLLKLPIIATVDTNCDPDLIDYVIPANDDAIRTIMLIVSKMADAIIEGKEGRIETLEESSVVEEEKDEVDEDELDDKLVAEEKYASYVEELEEEEEEFIPSEIEDEEEKF